Proteins encoded together in one Chaetodon auriga isolate fChaAug3 chromosome 20, fChaAug3.hap1, whole genome shotgun sequence window:
- the LOC143339286 gene encoding factor VII-activating protease-like, whose protein sequence is MLAAAVLLISLSVLSVHGQGPLLDDVYYIEYGEFGTDYPDFVFDPSDWLFDLFDESNVCDPNPCFNGASCQSKSETEFECLCPEPYVGKRCQKVKKLCENTRCGGGDCVVNLSKPPYYECKCRPPFQGPDCKTLPESPCDPNPCQNGGSCTKGDRRLRCTCPDGVSGKFCESGPGDCYSGDGQKYRGSVSVTEGGKDCLDWHSYFILKNGEDPFVTYSDFDGLENNYCRNPDGDDKPWCFYKKQGKLEWDYCKVKKCSDGAGTPPPPVVTTAPSAAQFSQCGIAQPTRTTKIFGGAKSVPGAHPWQVSVQERPKGSSVEFQHTCGGILIGSCWVLTAAHCIEATDEYQVVLGGVNIDKAEAIDQTIPVIETIVHENYRDTPTALYNDIALLKLKVTDSPYCAKESRFVRTACLPDQVFPAGKECVVSGWGATEKQRYSSQLLNARVFLISESRCEAPAVYGNVLDNSMLCAGTLQGGVDSCQGDSGGPLVCEQNGVHYVTGVVSWGDGCGKVNKPGVYANVHTFIDWIKSKMA, encoded by the exons atGCTGGCTGCAGCGGTCCTGCTCATAAGCCTGAGTGTACTAAGTGTTCATGGACAGGGCCCGCTT CTGGACGATGTGTATT ACATAGAATACGGAGAATTCGGCACCGACTAccctgattttgtttttgatccAAGCGACTGGTTGTTTGATTTATTCGATGAAAGCA ATGTTTGTGATCCAAATCCTTGCTTCAATGGTGCCTCTTGCCAAAGTAAATCCGAAACAGAGTTCGAATGCCTCTGTCCTGAGCCTTACGTAGGCAAGAGGTGTCAAAAAG TGAAAAAACTTTGCGAGAACACCAGATGTGGCGGTGGTGACTGTGTCGTCAACCTCAGCAAACCTCCATATTACGAGTGCAAGTGCAGACCTCCCTTCCAAGGCCCTGACTGCAAGACCT TGCCAGAGTCGCCCTGTGACCCCAATCCTTGCCAGAATGGAGGCTCTTGCACTAAAGGAGACCGCCGCCTCCGCTGCACTTGTCCTGACGGAGTCAGTGGAAAGTTCTGTGAAAGCG GCCCAGGTGACTGTTATTCTGGAGATGGACAGAAATACCGGGGttctgtcagtgtgacagaagGCGGGAAAGACTGTCTGGACTGGCACTcgtatttcattttgaaaaacgGAGAAGATCCTTTCGTTACATACTCGGACTTTGATGGACTGGAAAATAACTACTGCAG GAACCCAGATGGGGATGACAAGCCCTGGTGTTTCTATAAAAAACAAGGCAAACTCGAGTGGGACTACTGCAAAGTCAAGAAGTGCTCTGACg GCGCAGGCACTCCTCCACCACCAGTAGTCACAACAGCACCAAGCGCTGCCCAGTTCTCCCAGTGTGGGATAGCCCAGCCCACTCGCACCACCAAGATTTTTGGGGGTGCTAAGTCTGTCCCCGGCGCCCACCCCTGGCAGGTGTCCGTGCAGGAGAGACCCAAAGGTTCATCCGTGGAGTTCCAACACACGTGTGGTGGGATCCTTATCGGTTCCTGCTGGGTCCTCACTGCTGCCCACTGCAT TGAAGCTACGGATGAGTACCAAGTGGTTTTGGGAGGAGTTAACATAGACAAAGCAGAGGCAATTGACCAGACCATCCCAGTGATAGAAACCATTGTTCATGAGAACTACAGGGACACTCCCACCGCTCTTTACAACGACATTG CTCTGCTCAAGCTCAAAGTTACAGACAGTCCTTACTGCGCCAAGGAAAGCCGCTTTGTGAGGACAGCGTGTCTACCAGACCAGGTCTTCCCTGCTGGAAAGGAGTGTGTGGTCTCCGGATGGGGAGCCACTGAAAAAC AGAGGtacagcagccagctgttgaATGCTCGCGTTTTCCTCATCTCTGAAAGCCGATGTGAAGCTCCCGCCGTCTACGGAAATGTACTGGACAACAGCATGTTGTGTGCGGGGACTTTGCAGGGAGGTGTGGACTCCTGTCAG GGCGACTCAGGCGGACCCTTGGTGTGTGAACAAAATGGTGTACACTATGTCACCGGTGTGGTGAGCTGGGGCGATGGCTGTGGTAAGGTGAACAAGCCTGGTGTCTACGCCAACGTCCACACATTCATCGACTGGATCAAGAGCAAGATGGCCTGA